The Manihot esculenta cultivar AM560-2 chromosome 11, M.esculenta_v8, whole genome shotgun sequence genome includes a region encoding these proteins:
- the LOC110626395 gene encoding molybdopterin biosynthesis protein CNX1 isoform X1 has product MDHKGQHRPIAATTKSRMISAEDALATVLTVAQRLPPITLPLHDALGKVLAEDIRAPDPLPPYPASIKDGYAVVASDGPGEYPIITESRAGNDGLGVTVTPGTVAYVTTGGPIPNGADAVVQVEDTEVIEDGSVESRKVRILVKTSEGVDIRPVGSDIEKDAIVLKSGERLGASEIGLLATVGVLMVKVYPTPTIAVLSTGDELVEPTTACLSRGQIRDSNRAMLLAAAIQQQCKVLDLGIARDDKEDLDRVMDKAFSAGIHILLTSGGVSMGDRDFVKPLLERKGTVHFNKVLMKPGKPVTFAEINSKPVENVMSEKILAFGLPGNPVSCLVCFHLFVIPAIRHLSGWANPRPLRLQARLHKSIKADPIRPEFHHAIIRWEANDGSGNPGFVAESTGHQRSSRLLSMKSANVLLELPATGSVIPAGTSVSATVISDLSSTASVETGLASAVLGHRYSSGGTSKHESENAEFRVAVLTVSDTVALGAGPDRSGPRAVSVVNSSSEKLGGARVVSTAVVADDVSEIKDVLQRWSDIDKMDLILTLGGTGFTPRDVTPEATKELIERETPGLLYVMMQESLKVTPFAMLSRSAAGIRGSTLIINMPGNPNAVAECMDALLPALKHALKQIKGDKREKNPRHVPHAQASPTDTWERSYTLAYGNVPEPSCPCSH; this is encoded by the exons ATGGACCACAAAGGACAGCACAGACCCATCGCTGCCACCACAAAATCCAGGATGATATCAGCTGAGGATGCTCTTGCGACGGTGCTCACGGTGGCTCAGCGGCTGCCACCAATAACGTTGCCACTCCATGATGCTTTGGGTAAGGTCCTAGCCGAGGATATTCGTGCACCAGACCCTTTGCCTCCATACCCAGCCTCAATCAAG GATGGTTACGCAGTAGTTGCTTCAGATGGGCCTGGTGAATATCCGATAATTACTGAATCAAGAGCTGGGAATGATGGGCTTGGTGTGACAGTCACTCCTGGAACTGTTGCTTATGTAACAACTGGAG GACCTATACCCAATGGTGCTGATGCGGTTGTTCAGGTCGAGGATACTGAAGTAATTGAGGATGGTTCAGTTGAATCAAGAAAAGTAAGAATATTGGTGAAGACTAGCGAAGGTGTTGATATTCGTCCTGTG GGAAGTGACATTGAAAAAGATGCCATAGTATTAAAATCTGGAGAAAGACTAGGTGCCTCAGAAATTGGTCTACTTGCTACTGTTGGTGTTCTGATGGTGAAG GTATATCCTACACCAACAATCGCTGTTCTTTCCACAGGAGATGAACTTGTGGAACCAACAACTGCTTGTCTAAGTCGTGGCCAG ATTAGGGACTCCAATCGTGCTATGTTACTTGCAGCTGCAATACAGCAACAATGCAAGGTTCTTGATCTTGGAATTGCTAGAGATGACAAAGAAGATCTTGATAGGGTAATGGACAAAGCCTTTTCTGCTGGGATCCATATTCTTCTAACTTCAGGTGGTGTTTCCATGGGGGACAGGGATTTTGTCAAGCCACTGCTTGAAAGGAAAGGGACTGTGCATTTCAACAAG GTTCTCATGAAACCAGGGAAGCCTGTGACATTTGCGGAGATAAATTCAAAACCAGTAGAGAATGTTATGTCAGAAAAAATTCTTGCGTTTGGATTACCTGGAAATCCAGTGAGCTGTCTAGTTTGTTTCCATCTCTTTGTAATCCCTGCCATCCGCCATCTTTCTGGATGGGCCAATCCACGTCCTCTGAG ATTGCAGGCTCGTCTTCACAAGTCTATAAAAGCAGATCCAATCCGACCAGAATTTCACCATGCCATTATTAGATGGGAGGCTAATGATGGATCAGGCAATCCTGG ATTTGTTGCTGAGAGCACTGGTCATCAGAGGAGCAGCCGGCTTTTAAGTATGAAATCAGCTAATGTTCTATTGGAGTTGCCAGCAACAGGCAGTGTGATTCCTGCTGGAACATCTGTCTCAGCCACCGTTATATCTGATTTAAGCAGTACTGCTTCTGTTGAAACTGGCTTAGCTTCAGCTGTCTTGGGACACAGATACTCATCTGGAGGAACAAGTAAACATGAGTCTGAGAATGCAGAGTTCAGGGTAGCAGTTCTAACAGTTAGCGATACTGTTGCATTAGGTGCTGGGCCTGATCGCAG CGGACCTAGAGCGGTATCTGTTGTGAATTCCTCATCAGAGAAGTTAGGAGGAGCAAGAGTAGTTTCAACAGCTGTTGTCGCAGATGATGTAAGCGAAATCAAAGATGTTCTGCAGAGATGGAGTGATATTGATAAAATGGATCTCATCCTTACCCTGG GTGGCACTGGCTTCACCCCCAGAGATGTGACTCCTGAAGCTACAAAGGAGTTGATTGAGAGGGAAACACCTGGTCTTCTATATGTCATGATGCAAGAGAGTTTAAAG GTGACGCCATTTGCTATGTTGTCGCGCTCTGCTGCAGGAATAAGAGGGTCAACACTG ATTATAAATATGCCTGGAAATCCAAATGCAGTTGCAGAATGCATGGATGCTTTGTTGCCTGCACTTAAGCACGCATTAAAGCAGATAAAAGGAGACAAAAGGGAGAAAAATCCTCGTCATGTTCCTCATGCACAAGCATCACCTACAGATACATGGGAACGCAGCTACACATTGGCTTATGGAAATGTCCCAGAACCTAGTTGTCCTTGTTCTCATTAG
- the LOC110626395 gene encoding molybdopterin biosynthesis protein CNX1 isoform X2, with the protein MDHKGQHRPIAATTKSRMISAEDALATVLTVAQRLPPITLPLHDALGKVLAEDIRAPDPLPPYPASIKDGYAVVASDGPGEYPIITESRAGNDGLGVTVTPGTVAYVTTGGPIPNGADAVVQVEDTEVIEDGSVESRKVRILVKTSEGVDIRPVGSDIEKDAIVLKSGERLGASEIGLLATVGVLMVKVYPTPTIAVLSTGDELVEPTTACLSRGQIRDSNRAMLLAAAIQQQCKVLDLGIARDDKEDLDRVMDKAFSAGIHILLTSGGVSMGDRDFVKPLLERKGTVHFNKVLMKPGKPVTFAEINSKPVENVMSEKILAFGLPGNPVSCLVCFHLFVIPAIRHLSGWANPRPLRLQARLHKSIKADPIRPEFHHAIIRWEANDGSGNPGFVAESTGHQRSSRLLSMKSANVLLELPATGSVIPAGTSVSATVISDLSSTASVETGLASAVLGHRYSSGGTSKHESENAEFRVAVLTVSDTVALGAGPDRSGPRAVSVVNSSSEKLGGARVVSTAVVADDVSEIKDVLQRWSDIDKMDLILTLGGTGFTPRDVTPEATKELIERETPGLLYVMMQESLKVTPFAMLSRSAAGIRGSTLLQNAWMLCCLHLSTH; encoded by the exons ATGGACCACAAAGGACAGCACAGACCCATCGCTGCCACCACAAAATCCAGGATGATATCAGCTGAGGATGCTCTTGCGACGGTGCTCACGGTGGCTCAGCGGCTGCCACCAATAACGTTGCCACTCCATGATGCTTTGGGTAAGGTCCTAGCCGAGGATATTCGTGCACCAGACCCTTTGCCTCCATACCCAGCCTCAATCAAG GATGGTTACGCAGTAGTTGCTTCAGATGGGCCTGGTGAATATCCGATAATTACTGAATCAAGAGCTGGGAATGATGGGCTTGGTGTGACAGTCACTCCTGGAACTGTTGCTTATGTAACAACTGGAG GACCTATACCCAATGGTGCTGATGCGGTTGTTCAGGTCGAGGATACTGAAGTAATTGAGGATGGTTCAGTTGAATCAAGAAAAGTAAGAATATTGGTGAAGACTAGCGAAGGTGTTGATATTCGTCCTGTG GGAAGTGACATTGAAAAAGATGCCATAGTATTAAAATCTGGAGAAAGACTAGGTGCCTCAGAAATTGGTCTACTTGCTACTGTTGGTGTTCTGATGGTGAAG GTATATCCTACACCAACAATCGCTGTTCTTTCCACAGGAGATGAACTTGTGGAACCAACAACTGCTTGTCTAAGTCGTGGCCAG ATTAGGGACTCCAATCGTGCTATGTTACTTGCAGCTGCAATACAGCAACAATGCAAGGTTCTTGATCTTGGAATTGCTAGAGATGACAAAGAAGATCTTGATAGGGTAATGGACAAAGCCTTTTCTGCTGGGATCCATATTCTTCTAACTTCAGGTGGTGTTTCCATGGGGGACAGGGATTTTGTCAAGCCACTGCTTGAAAGGAAAGGGACTGTGCATTTCAACAAG GTTCTCATGAAACCAGGGAAGCCTGTGACATTTGCGGAGATAAATTCAAAACCAGTAGAGAATGTTATGTCAGAAAAAATTCTTGCGTTTGGATTACCTGGAAATCCAGTGAGCTGTCTAGTTTGTTTCCATCTCTTTGTAATCCCTGCCATCCGCCATCTTTCTGGATGGGCCAATCCACGTCCTCTGAG ATTGCAGGCTCGTCTTCACAAGTCTATAAAAGCAGATCCAATCCGACCAGAATTTCACCATGCCATTATTAGATGGGAGGCTAATGATGGATCAGGCAATCCTGG ATTTGTTGCTGAGAGCACTGGTCATCAGAGGAGCAGCCGGCTTTTAAGTATGAAATCAGCTAATGTTCTATTGGAGTTGCCAGCAACAGGCAGTGTGATTCCTGCTGGAACATCTGTCTCAGCCACCGTTATATCTGATTTAAGCAGTACTGCTTCTGTTGAAACTGGCTTAGCTTCAGCTGTCTTGGGACACAGATACTCATCTGGAGGAACAAGTAAACATGAGTCTGAGAATGCAGAGTTCAGGGTAGCAGTTCTAACAGTTAGCGATACTGTTGCATTAGGTGCTGGGCCTGATCGCAG CGGACCTAGAGCGGTATCTGTTGTGAATTCCTCATCAGAGAAGTTAGGAGGAGCAAGAGTAGTTTCAACAGCTGTTGTCGCAGATGATGTAAGCGAAATCAAAGATGTTCTGCAGAGATGGAGTGATATTGATAAAATGGATCTCATCCTTACCCTGG GTGGCACTGGCTTCACCCCCAGAGATGTGACTCCTGAAGCTACAAAGGAGTTGATTGAGAGGGAAACACCTGGTCTTCTATATGTCATGATGCAAGAGAGTTTAAAG GTGACGCCATTTGCTATGTTGTCGCGCTCTGCTGCAGGAATAAGAGGGTCAACACTG TTGCAGAATGCATGGATGCTTTGTTGCCTGCACTTAAGCACGCATTAA